In a single window of the Candidatus Binataceae bacterium genome:
- a CDS encoding shikimate kinase, with protein sequence MNKLVLTGFMATGKSAVGRCLAARLGRKFFDTDHIIVRRAGCSIERIFAIHGEAHFRALERAVIKELALSPDTAVIATGGGSLVDEVNYWTLAPVARIVCLVARPEVIAARLAGAATVRPKLAESGLPLKEAIARLMEQRAGAYARIGTVVDSSELTIAQTADRVIQMLEA encoded by the coding sequence ATGAATAAACTGGTTCTCACCGGTTTTATGGCAACGGGCAAAAGCGCGGTGGGGCGTTGTCTGGCCGCGCGCCTGGGCCGAAAATTTTTCGATACCGATCACATTATCGTGCGCCGCGCCGGTTGCTCGATTGAACGAATTTTCGCAATCCATGGCGAAGCACATTTCCGGGCGCTCGAACGCGCAGTGATCAAGGAGTTAGCGCTCAGCCCCGACACCGCTGTGATCGCCACCGGCGGCGGCTCGCTGGTGGACGAGGTCAATTATTGGACCTTGGCGCCAGTCGCGCGGATTGTCTGCCTGGTCGCCCGGCCCGAAGTGATCGCCGCCCGGCTGGCGGGTGCCGCGACGGTGCGACCCAAGCTGGCGGAAAGCGGTCTTCCGCTGAAAGAAGCAATCGCCCGCTTGATGGAACAGCGGGCGGGCGCTTACGCCCGCATCGGAACGGTCGTGGACAGCTCTGAGCTGACTATCGCGCAAACCGCCGATCGGGTCATCCAGATGCTGGAGGCCTGA
- the aroB gene encoding 3-dehydroquinate synthase gives MPSFDVQLGARSHPVHVAAGLLARLGQLAAGVGLAGRCVIVTDYTVGALYLKTVEAALKGAGFDPAVIRIAPGEASKSSAGLGRIYDGLIEAGLDRSHAVFALGGGVVGDLAGFAAATYLRGVPLVQVPTTLLAQVDSALGGKTAIDHPRGKNLIGAFYQPRLIVADVETLRSLGEREFREGLAEVIKYGAIMDAPLIDHLEHSLQNILGREPRALEIIVERSLRHKAFVVERDEQESDLRTILNFGHTVGHALEMSAGYGHYLHGEAVAIGMTAASRLSCLHAGLAPAEARRLQKLIETAGLPVELPAGWLNEDFARALRLDKKRAAGTIRFVLLDRLGHALVRALEFDQVTAALAS, from the coding sequence ATGCCCTCCTTCGACGTGCAATTGGGCGCGCGCTCCCATCCGGTACATGTCGCGGCTGGGTTGCTGGCACGGCTGGGCCAATTGGCGGCCGGCGTAGGGCTGGCCGGTCGCTGCGTGATCGTCACCGACTACACCGTCGGTGCGCTCTATCTAAAGACGGTCGAAGCGGCCCTCAAAGGCGCCGGGTTCGATCCAGCGGTTATCCGAATCGCGCCCGGAGAAGCCAGCAAATCTAGCGCGGGGTTGGGGCGGATCTATGACGGCCTGATCGAGGCTGGACTGGATCGCTCCCACGCCGTTTTCGCCTTGGGTGGCGGCGTGGTAGGCGACTTAGCGGGTTTTGCCGCCGCCACCTATTTGCGCGGGGTGCCCCTGGTCCAGGTCCCAACCACGCTTCTGGCCCAGGTGGACTCCGCCTTGGGCGGCAAGACCGCTATTGACCATCCTCGCGGAAAAAATCTTATTGGCGCCTTTTACCAGCCTCGTCTGATCGTCGCCGACGTGGAAACCCTGCGTTCGCTGGGTGAGCGCGAATTTCGGGAGGGGCTGGCGGAAGTCATCAAGTATGGCGCCATCATGGATGCTCCCTTGATCGACCATCTAGAGCACTCGCTCCAGAACATCCTCGGCCGGGAGCCGCGTGCGCTGGAAATAATCGTCGAACGCTCCCTGCGCCACAAGGCGTTCGTGGTGGAGCGCGACGAGCAAGAAAGCGATCTGCGCACCATTCTCAACTTCGGCCACACCGTCGGCCACGCCTTGGAGATGTCCGCTGGCTATGGCCACTATCTGCATGGCGAAGCGGTCGCGATTGGAATGACCGCGGCCAGCCGCTTGTCCTGCCTGCACGCGGGGCTTGCACCGGCGGAGGCGCGGCGGCTGCAAAAGCTGATCGAGACGGCAGGATTGCCAGTGGAATTGCCCGCGGGATGGCTGAACGAAGACTTCGCGCGCGCCTTGCGCCTGGACAAAAAGCGCGCGGCCGGCACGATCCGTTTCGTCCTGCTGGACCGCCTGGGGCACGCCCTGGTGCGTGCGCTGGAGTTCGATCAAGTGACCGCCGCGCTCGCGTCCTGA
- a CDS encoding helix-turn-helix domain-containing protein — protein sequence MATPAKVLTVKELSDYLRVHPSTIYRLLKRGDIPGFKLGSDWRFNIETIDRWRLEQGGELQAAGAARPPRT from the coding sequence ATGGCAACCCCAGCGAAGGTTCTGACCGTCAAGGAATTATCCGATTATCTGCGGGTGCATCCTTCCACCATTTATCGGCTGCTCAAGCGCGGAGACATCCCTGGCTTCAAACTGGGTAGCGATTGGCGCTTCAACATCGAGACGATCGACCGTTGGCGCCTGGAGCAGGGTGGCGAGTTGCAAGCAGCCGGCGCGGCCAGACCGCCGCGCACTTGA
- the lspA gene encoding signal peptidase II, with protein MSARLAGFFRSLFLITLPVLALDQVTKALVRNHLRLSDDIVLIPHWLDITYALNPGAAFSLLTNAPPWVHHWFLIGLSAVAIVVLLVLLWQNFRLGLINTALALILAGACGNLIDRLSYGVVTDFILMHYYAHDYPIFNVADSAITIGVALLLISSLFGPGSSHSASPKTPA; from the coding sequence TTGAGCGCGCGCCTGGCAGGTTTTTTTCGCTCCTTGTTCCTGATCACGCTGCCGGTGTTGGCGTTGGACCAGGTGACCAAGGCGTTGGTTCGCAACCATTTGCGCTTGAGCGACGACATCGTGCTCATCCCCCACTGGCTGGACATTACCTATGCTCTCAATCCAGGAGCGGCTTTCAGCCTGCTGACCAATGCGCCGCCCTGGGTCCATCATTGGTTCCTGATCGGGCTGTCAGCGGTCGCCATCGTCGTGCTGCTGGTTTTGTTGTGGCAGAATTTTCGCTTGGGGCTAATCAATACCGCCCTGGCGCTGATTCTGGCCGGGGCCTGCGGCAATCTGATTGATCGGCTATCGTACGGGGTTGTCACCGATTTCATCTTGATGCACTACTACGCGCACGATTACCCGATCTTCAACGTCGCCGACTCTGCCATCACTATCGGCGTCGCGCTGCTGCTCATCTCCTCGCTCTTTGGACCGGGGTCTTCTCACTCGGCTTCGCCAAAAACTCCCGCCTGA